A single window of Nicotiana sylvestris chromosome 3, ASM39365v2, whole genome shotgun sequence DNA harbors:
- the LOC138887925 gene encoding uncharacterized protein, with protein MVGEKVLLRVLPMKGVMRFRKKGKLISQYIGPFEVLNKIGEVPYKLALPPSMSSVHLVFHVSMLQKYVGDQSNVLDFSTVQLYDNLAYDMESVAMDRQVRKLRSKNITSVKV; from the coding sequence ATGGTGGGGGAGAAGGTACTACTTAGAgttttacccatgaagggtgttatgagattcaggaagaagggaaagttgatcTCTCAgtatattgggccttttgaggtgcttaaTAAGATTGGAGAGGTTCCTTACAAGCTTGCATTGCCTCCTAGTATGTCGAGTGTTCACCTagtgtttcatgtttccatgctccagAAATATGTCGGCGATCAGTCTAATGTTTTGgactttagcacggttcagttgtaTGATAATTTGGCTTATGATATGGAGTCGGTGGCCATGGATCGGCAGGTTCgcaagttgaggtcaaagaacataacTTCAGTGAAGGtgtag